The genomic region TGTAGGGGTACATAAAGATGACGTGTCTAGTTTACTGTTTGATCTCACTTCACTTGTTCTGCATAGATACTGatttatttgttcaatttcatcCCCAAAGATGTATGGATCATTTTCTAGAGTAATAAGGTTTTCATGTTTCTCTTGTGAGTCCTGACTGAAATTTACAGAGGAACCAGCAGCATTAGAACTTCTGGCTCTAGGACTACTTTTGTCCTGAACCACATTGTGCTTCTGTCTTTTACCCCTGACAGAATCCTTAAGTGGGGAATTCCTTTTTTTCCTGCTATGCGGAGtagtattttctttctttgcagttTGAAATGAATTATTGTTAGATTGAACAAACTGCAATAAGCAGGCACGTCGATCACCAGGCATATTGTTCAATACTTTTTTAATAGAATTTGGCGTACCTTGTGAACACTTCATGTCCGAACTGATCACATTGTCAATACTGAATTTCCTTGAGTGCTTTGGTACTTCCACATCTCCCTGTGGCTTGATTTTAGTTGAAGACTTTGGCAATCCTTCATCTCCCATTACTttggttttctttgaatattttggcaTGTCCTCACTACCCTCTGCCACCATATTCCTTAAATGCTTAGGTGTTTGTTCATCTTGTTGCATTTCTTGAAAACCCAAAACTGGATCTGTGGTGGTTTTTTCCTTGCCTGATAAACATGAACAATTTGCAATAGATGTTCCCTCGGCTGATGGTGAACTTATAGGGACCAGCGGTATCTTTGCAGCTTCTTTCTCACCAGATACAACTACATTGATTGGTTTGCCTGGCAAGTCCATTGCACCAGAGAGAAGCTCATTGGCCTCACACATATTCTCCTGCTTCAGACTTTCTGTAGCTTTAAATATAAAGCCGGGAGTAACCATGCTGTTTTCCTCTTTCAGGCTGTTTTGTCTGTCATAAATTGTTCCAAGAGAATCATGACCCTTCTGAATATCTGACATTGTTCTAGGAGACTCCTTATCTGTCAAGGAATCGGAATCATCATTGGCATTAGAATCATCCAGTACAGATTTTGGAGATTCTACTGACAAATGCTTTGAGATTTTTGTTGCTGAACCTTGAAACCATTCAGCTCCTTGTCTAAAGTAGAATAAAATATATGCCTGTTGCTGGAGCACAGTGCCTATGTCAACAACCCTCacctgaaaaaaaaatgaaatttaaaacTCCACTGCTGCCAAGACAAAACCCAAAAACACTTAAACAAGGAAATGAAAATTCTGAATAAGCAAGCATTGTTGATGACCAATTCAAAATATGGCTTGTATTAGTGCACAAAAAGTGGATGTCAAGAGCACATTCTAATACTCTACTTACACATAGCATTTGGTAACCAAAGAAGATTTCAAAATTTTGTACATCAGCTAGGTAGACTATAACAGAAACCTTGAATAACTGCATTTCAAGTTCAGTAATAGACTAGAAAATAACACTAAATGACAACTATTATGTGGAACAGCTTTAATTTAAAAGCTTCATTGCCGAATCAGGTACAGGAACAGGGATGGTTACAAAACACCGGTACAGcagaaaatattttgggggttgggGACATTGTTAGTACGTTCATAcagaaataatatatattttaatatttatatacacacacatatatacctgtacctgtacctatacatatacacacacacacacacacatacatacatatatatatatatacatacatacatatatatatatatatatataatatctatgtatgtatgtatatgtatatgtagctAAAAAATAGAATTTAGTTTAGAATATCATACACCAATACATATActaaacaaaaccattacaaattttaaattttgaaacataacatactaatttaaattcagctttcaatatcaaaaagatcaaacctGAATCTCATGATAGATAAGTTCTAAGTTCACTAATCAGCACTGTAGGTCTTAAGaatgacaaaaagatcaaactagaatcactaaacattttggaaacattttggcatctaaaaacatgAACCCTGGATGTACCCACAGGAGATTCGTTTCAGAATCTGATTCCAGTACATTTCGTACCCAGAATCGCCCAAAAAATCCCACAATTCAGCAACTAGCTTAAAAGCTAAGAACGTCTACAATCTATAGCAAACACAACTGGGACATATACAATTACTGGTTGTAAGCATCTTTCACGGGCTACATGTGATAGTCACCTGATCAACAACAAGATTATcatagattcaaagatcatatttaTAGAACATTAATGGCACTTCTAAACCCTATACATAATGCAGCTTAACATATTAAAAATATTTGAGTGGAAGAATTGAAACCTGCGAATCATCCAGCTTGTGCCAGACATCAGGTGAGGTTTGGGCAAAGCTGTAGTAATGACCAAAATTCATTGTCCATCCAGAGTGAACAAGTACACCATATAATTCATATTTCAAATCTCCCTACAATTCATGTACACAAGCTGTATTAGATGTCAAGATGGAAATGAGTTGTAAACCAGGGAAAAGCTAATTGGGTCTACATAACCTAATCTTTGTTAGCAAAGCACTTCAAATCTGTCTGTATTAGATGTCGAAATAGAAACAAGTTACAAATCAGGAGAAAGCAGCTAATTATACCTGCAGATCCTGCCCATTATTAACATATGGCTTCAAATCCAAGATTTGAGGGAATGACACATCTTTAAGTATTTTGGTCCCAACAGTTCCGGTATTGGTAAAGCGCTTCAGTTGGATTGAGAGGACCTTAGGTGCCCTGTCAATTGTCAGCTGTTTGTATACAGACTTTCCAAGCTTACATTTCTCACACTGATATTTGTCATCACACTCAATGGTTTCCACTGCAGTAAAGGAGTCTAATGCTTCAATTAGTGAATCTGAATTGTTGATTTCCAGACTTAGATCAATCAGTGGCTCGAAACTGTCAGAGCAGTGTGAGCATTCCACACATTTTATCTGAAACCAATGGAACCAATATAATTATAATTCTTCAAGTATCCTCTACTTGACAAAGAAAGATAAATGCAATAGATATAATTGACAAACAAAGGACACATGCAATTGTAGTGCATATGAAAATGGGAAAAGCAGAGTGGGATGTTACTCACTGCTTTACAATCATAGATATAAAATGATATTGCCTTGTAATCTAAatataaaatgttaatttatttgcTACAAACCTGGCTTCTTAAACGACCACCAAACAATTCCTTCACAAAGCTATCACCTTGCAAAAGCAAGCATGCTTGAGCAG from Cryptomeria japonica chromosome 3, Sugi_1.0, whole genome shotgun sequence harbors:
- the LOC131029601 gene encoding uncharacterized protein LOC131029601 isoform X1 — its product is MERDALTVALEEEEPLCEVLPASLHSPKASPVGLLAYYPWWPEQDEVNSKDAQQDDDGDIRTAFRVLSTNDEDDLNVGAGLRNLGNTCFLNAVVQCLTYTPPLVSHLKNTHHSTPCEHEGFCAFCAMREHVNTVLSSSGRIVEPSHLVDNLSNLSSSFEKYQQEDAHEYMHCLLEALHKSTLSPKAAQACLLLQGDSFVKELFGGRLRSQIKCVECSHCSDSFEPLIDLSLEINNSDSLIEALDSFTAVETIECDDKYQCEKCKLGKSVYKQLTIDRAPKVLSIQLKRFTNTGTVGTKILKDVSFPQILDLKPYVNNGQDLQGDLKYELYGVLVHSGWTMNFGHYYSFAQTSPDVWHKLDDSQVRVVDIGTVLQQQAYILFYFRQGAEWFQGSATKISKHLSVESPKSVLDDSNANDDSDSLTDKESPRTMSDIQKGHDSLGTIYDRQNSLKEENSMVTPGFIFKATESLKQENMCEANELLSGAMDLPGKPINVVVSGEKEAAKIPLVPISSPSAEGTSIANCSCLSGKEKTTTDPVLGFQEMQQDEQTPKHLRNMVAEGSEDMPKYSKKTKVMGDEGLPKSSTKIKPQGDVEVPKHSRKFSIDNVISSDMKCSQGTPNSIKKVLNNMPGDRRACLLQFVQSNNNSFQTAKKENTTPHSRKKRNSPLKDSVRGKRQKHNVVQDKSSPRARSSNAAGSSVNFSQDSQEKHENLITLENDPYIFGDEIEQINQYLCRTSEVRSNSKLDTSSLCTPTKYKKPIHQKVNMQRPKPLKG
- the LOC131029601 gene encoding ubiquitin carboxyl-terminal hydrolase 20 isoform X2 — its product is MERDALTVALEEEEPLCEVLPASLHSPKASPVGLLAYYPWWPEQDEVNSKDAQQDDDGDIRTGAGLRNLGNTCFLNAVVQCLTYTPPLVSHLKNTHHSTPCEHEGFCAFCAMREHVNTVLSSSGRIVEPSHLVDNLSNLSSSFEKYQQEDAHEYMHCLLEALHKSTLSPKAAQACLLLQGDSFVKELFGGRLRSQIKCVECSHCSDSFEPLIDLSLEINNSDSLIEALDSFTAVETIECDDKYQCEKCKLGKSVYKQLTIDRAPKVLSIQLKRFTNTGTVGTKILKDVSFPQILDLKPYVNNGQDLQGDLKYELYGVLVHSGWTMNFGHYYSFAQTSPDVWHKLDDSQVRVVDIGTVLQQQAYILFYFRQGAEWFQGSATKISKHLSVESPKSVLDDSNANDDSDSLTDKESPRTMSDIQKGHDSLGTIYDRQNSLKEENSMVTPGFIFKATESLKQENMCEANELLSGAMDLPGKPINVVVSGEKEAAKIPLVPISSPSAEGTSIANCSCLSGKEKTTTDPVLGFQEMQQDEQTPKHLRNMVAEGSEDMPKYSKKTKVMGDEGLPKSSTKIKPQGDVEVPKHSRKFSIDNVISSDMKCSQGTPNSIKKVLNNMPGDRRACLLQFVQSNNNSFQTAKKENTTPHSRKKRNSPLKDSVRGKRQKHNVVQDKSSPRARSSNAAGSSVNFSQDSQEKHENLITLENDPYIFGDEIEQINQYLCRTSEVRSNSKLDTSSLCTPTKYKKPIHQKVNMQRPKPLKG
- the LOC131029601 gene encoding uncharacterized protein LOC131029601 isoform X4, with translation MERDALTVALEEEEPLCEVLPASLHSPKASPVGLLAYYPWWPEQDEVNSKDAQQDDDGDIRTAFRVLSTNDEDDLNVGAGLRNLGNTCFLNAVVQCLTYTPPLVSHLKNTHHSTPCEHEGFCAFCAMREHVNTVLSSSGRIVEPSHLVDNLSNLSSSFEKYQQEDAHEYMHCLLEALHKSTLSPKAAQACLLLQGDSFVKELFGGRLRSQIKCVECSHCSDSFEPLIDLSLEINNSDSLIEALDSFTAVETIECDDKYQCEKCKLGKSVYKQLTIDRAPKVLSIQLKRFTNTGTVGTKILKDVSFPQILDLKPYVNNGQDLQGDLKYELYGVLVHSGWTMNFGHYYSFAQTSPDVWHKLDDSQVRVVDIGTVLQQQAYILFYFRQGAEWFQGSATKISKHLSVESPKSVLDDSNANDDSDSLTDKESPRTMSDIQKGHDSLGTIYDRQNSLKEENSMVTPGFIFKATESLKQENMCEANELLSGAMDLPGKPINVVVSGEKEAAKIPLVPISSPSAEGTSIANCSCLSGKEKTTTDPVLGFQEMQQDEQTPKHLRNMVAEGSEDMPKYSKKTKVMGDEGLPKSSTKIKPQGDVEVPKHSRKFSIDNVISSDMKCSQGLEEVQQLTYRPSTNSQLTLGRYQVNSEAGLEICIVPRWEQNYMDYQQLYENRKLGRSRDLQHLAKRSVRCAMEDIRFKGFGIFLALLLAGC
- the LOC131029601 gene encoding uncharacterized protein LOC131029601 isoform X5; the encoded protein is MERDALTVALEEEEPLCEVLPASLHSPKASPVGLLAYYPWWPEQDEVNSKDAQQDDDGDIRTAFRVLSTNDEDDLNVGAGLRNLGNTCFLNAVVQCLTYTPPLVSHLKNTHHSTPCEHEGFCAFCAMREHVNTVLSSSGRIVEPSHLVDNLSNLSSSFEKYQQEDAHEYMHCLLEALHKSTLSPKAAQACLLLQGDSFVKELFGGRLRSQIKCVECSHCSDSFEPLIDLSLEINNSDSLIEALDSFTAVETIECDDKYQCEKCKLGKSVYKQLTIDRAPKVLSIQLKRFTNTGTVGTKILKDVSFPQILDLKPYVNNGQDLQGDLKYELYGVLVHSGWTMNFGHYYSFAQTSPDVWHKLDDSQVRVVDIGTVLQQQAYILFYFRQGAEWFQGSATKISKHLSVESPKSVLDDSNANDDSDSLTDKESPRTMSDIQKGHDSLGTIYDRQNSLKEENSMVTPGFIFKATESLKQENMCEANELLSGAMDLPGKPINVVVSGEKEAAKIPLVPISSPSAEGTSIANCSCLSGKEKTTTDPVLGFQEMQQDEQTPKHLRNMVAEGSEDMPKYSKKTKVMGDEGLPKSSTKIKPQGDVEVPKHSRKFSIDNVISSDMKCSQGLEEVQQLTYRPSTNSQLTLGRYQVNSEAGLEICIVPRWEQNYMDYQQLYENRKLGRSRDLQHLAKRSVRCAMEDIRFKGFGIFLALLLAGY
- the LOC131029601 gene encoding uncharacterized protein LOC131029601 isoform X3; protein product: MERDALTVALEEEEPLCEVLPASLHSPKASPVGLLAYYPWWPEQDEVNSKDAQQDDDGDIRTAFRVLSTNDEDDLNVGAGLRNLGNTCFLNAVVQCLTYTPPLVSHLKNTHHSTPCEHEGFCAFCAMREHVNTVLSSSGRIVEPSHLVDNLSNLSSSFEKYQQEDAHEYMHCLLEALHKSTLSPKAAQACLLLQGDSFVKELFGGRLRSQIKCVECSHCSDSFEPLIDLSLEINNSDSLIEALDSFTAVETIECDDKYQCEKCKLGKSVYKQLTIDRAPKVLSIQLKRFTNTGTVGTKILKDVSFPQILDLKPYVNNGQDLQGDLKYELYGVLVHSGWTMNFGHYYSFAQTSPDVWHKLDDSQVRVVDIGTVLQQQAYILFYFRQGAEWFQGSATKISKHLSVESPKSVLDDSNANDDSDSLTDKESPRTMSDIQKGHDSLGTIYDRQNSLKEENSMVTPGFIFKATESLKQENMCEANELLSGAMDLPGKPINVVVSGEKEAAKIPLVPISSPSAEGTSIANCSCLSGKEKTTTDPVLGFQEMQQDEQTPKHLRNMVAEGSEDMPKYSKKTKVMGDEGLPKSSTKIKPQGDVEVPKHSRKFSIDNVISSDMKCSQGLEEVQQLTYRPSTNSQLTLGRYQVNSEAGLEICIVPRWEQNYMDYQQLYENRKLGRSRDLQHLAKRSVRCAMEDIRFKGFGIFLALLLAGILHSFMF